The Candidatus Methylomirabilota bacterium genome contains the following window.
TCCCTCGTGCCGGACAACCCGACGAAGCCCTACGACATGAAGGAGCTGATCCAGACGGTCCTCGACGACCACGTCTTCTTCGAGGTGCAGCCCGACTACGCCCCGAACCTGGTCATCGGCTTCGGCCGCCTCGGTGGCCGGCCGGTCGGGATCGTGGCCAACCAGCCGGCCCACCTCGCCGGGTGCCTCGACATCGCCGCCTCGCTCAAGGGCGCCCGGTTCGTCCGGTTCTGCGACTGCTTCAACCTCCCGCTCATCACGTTCGAGGACGTCCCCGGGTTCCTCCCGGGCACCGCCCAGGAGTACGGCGGGATCATCAAGCACGGGGCCAAGCTCCTCTACGCCTTCGCCGAGGCGACCGTCCCCAAGCTCACGGTCATCACGCGCAAGGCCTACGGCGGGGCGTACTGCGTCATGGCCTCGAAGCACATCCGGGCCGACGCGAACTTCGCCTTCCCGACCGCGGAGATCGCCGTGATGGGGCCGGAGGGAGCGGTCAACATCCTCTACAAGCGCGAGATGGCCGACGGGCCCGAGGGGGCCCGCTTCCGGGAGGAGCGCACGGCGGAGTTCCGCGCGAAGTTCGCCAATCCCTACGTGGCCGCCGAGCGCGGGTACGTGGACGACGTGATCGAGCCCCGGGAGACCCGGCGGCGGCTCATCGGCGCCCTCGAGACGCTGCACACCAAGCGGGACCAGAACGCCCCGCGAAAGCACGGGAACCTGCCCCTGTAGGCGGGGCCCACCGATGGATGCAGACGAGCCCCGGACGATCGAGGAGGCCCGGGCGCGCTGGGAGCGGGAGATCCTCCGGCCGGCCCTCGACCGGGCGCCGGAGCGGGCCCGCTTCGAGACCTCCTGGGGCACCCCGGTGCCCCGGCTGAGCACGCCGGCCGACCTGACGGCGTTCGACTACCTCCGCGATCTCGCCTTCCCCGGGGAATACCCATACACCCGGGGCGTCCAGCCGACCATGTACCGCGGGCGGCTCTGGACCATGCGCCAGTACGCCGGCTTCGGCTCGGCCGCCGAGAGCAACCGCCGCTTCCGCTACCTGCTCGACCAGGGGCAGACCGGGCTCTCCGTCGCCTTCGACCTTCCGACCCAGATGGGCCACGACGCCGATGCGCCCGCCGCGCGCAGCGAGGTCGGGCGGGTCGGCGTGTCGATCTCGAGCCTGGAGGACATGGCGGCGCTCCTCGACGGGATCCCGCTCGACCGGGTCTCCACATCGATGACGATCAACGCCACCGCGCCCATCCTCCTCGCGCTCTACGTCGTGGTCGGGGAGCGTCAGGGAGTGCCGGGGACGAAGCTCTCCGGCACGGTGCAGAACGACATCCTCAAGGAGTACATCGCCCGCGGCACCTACATCTTCCCGCCGGGCCCCTCGCTCCGCCTCGTCACCGACTGCTTCGCCTACTGCAAAGATCACGTCCCCCGCTGGAACACCATCTCGATCTCGGGCTACCACATGCGGGAGGCGGGGTCGACGGCGGTGCAGGAGGTGGCCTTCAGCTTTGCCAACGCCATCGCCTATGTCGAGGCGGCGCTGGCGGCCGGACTCGAGGTCGACGAGTTCGCCCCCCAGCTCTCCTTCTTCTTCAACGCCCACAACAACCTGCTGGAGGAGGTCGCCAAGTTCCGAGCGGCGCGGCGGCTCTGGGCGCGGATCATGCGGGAGCGCTTCCACGCGCGGGACCCGCGCGCCTGGATGCTGCGCTTTCACGCCCAGACGGCCGGCTCCATGCTCACCGCCCAGCAGCCCGAGAACAACATCGTGCGGGTGGCGATCCAGGCGCTGGCCGCGATCCTGGGCGGCTGCCAGTCCCTCCACACCAACTCGATGGACGAAGCCCTGGCCCTGCCTTCCGAGGCCGCGGTGCGGATCGCGCTCCGGACCCAGCAGATCCTCGCCTACGAGGCGGGGGTCGCCGACTCGGTCGATCCCCTGGGCGGCGCCTTCCACATCGAACGGCTGACCACCGAGATCGAGGAGGCGGCCGTCGCCTACCTGGAGAAGATCGAGGGCATGGGTGGAGCCGTGACGGCGATCCCGTTCATGCAGCAGGAGATCCAGGAGGCGGCCTATCGCTACCAGCTGGAGATCGAGACCGGGGCCCGGATCGTGGTCGGCGTGAACGAGTTCGTCACCGGGGAGCCGCCGCCGGCCCAGCTCTTCCACCCGGATCCCACCGGGGAAGCGGCCCAGGTGGAGCGGCTCGGCCGCCTCCGGGCGACGCGGGACCCGGACCGCGCCGCTCGCGCGCTCGACGCCGTCGAGGCGGCCGCCCGCGGCCACGCGAACCTGCTCCCGCGCCTCCTCGAGGCCGTCCACGCCCAGGCGACCCTGGGCGAGGTCTGTGACCGGCTCCGGGCGGTGTTCGGCGTGCACCGGCCCTCGGTGGCGTTCTGATGGCGCGCGGCCGACCGACGATCCGCGTGGCCATCGCGGCGCTCGGGCTGGTGGTGGCCGGGGCGATGGGCGCGCGGGCCGACCTGCTCCAGGACCTGGGCGCCACCTTCGAGCGGGTCGCCCAGGAGCTCCAGGCCACGTTCCCGAAGGTCGAGGCGCGCATCGTGCTCGTGGAAGGCGCGCAGGT
Protein-coding sequences here:
- a CDS encoding methylmalonyl-CoA mutase family protein; translation: MDADEPRTIEEARARWEREILRPALDRAPERARFETSWGTPVPRLSTPADLTAFDYLRDLAFPGEYPYTRGVQPTMYRGRLWTMRQYAGFGSAAESNRRFRYLLDQGQTGLSVAFDLPTQMGHDADAPAARSEVGRVGVSISSLEDMAALLDGIPLDRVSTSMTINATAPILLALYVVVGERQGVPGTKLSGTVQNDILKEYIARGTYIFPPGPSLRLVTDCFAYCKDHVPRWNTISISGYHMREAGSTAVQEVAFSFANAIAYVEAALAAGLEVDEFAPQLSFFFNAHNNLLEEVAKFRAARRLWARIMRERFHARDPRAWMLRFHAQTAGSMLTAQQPENNIVRVAIQALAAILGGCQSLHTNSMDEALALPSEAAVRIALRTQQILAYEAGVADSVDPLGGAFHIERLTTEIEEAAVAYLEKIEGMGGAVTAIPFMQQEIQEAAYRYQLEIETGARIVVGVNEFVTGEPPPAQLFHPDPTGEAAQVERLGRLRATRDPDRAARALDAVEAAARGHANLLPRLLEAVHAQATLGEVCDRLRAVFGVHRPSVAF